Proteins encoded together in one Coleofasciculus sp. FACHB-1120 window:
- a CDS encoding four-carbon acid sugar kinase family protein, giving the protein MTTKPKIIVLDDDPTGSQTVHGCLLLTRWDVNTLRLGLADESPIFFVLTNTRALTPEEAAKVTREACRNLKEAITQSNIHDFLIVSRSDSTLRGHYPVETDVIAEELGSFDAHFLVPAFFEGGRVTRDSVHYLIIDGVPTPVHETEFARDSVFGYHHSYLPDYVEEKTKGRIPANKVERFLLTDIRAGSLERLMNLSGNRCGVVDGENQADLNRFAEDILAAASQGKRFLFRSAASILTALAALPPQPVAAEDMAQYVREGKLGAVIVGSHVKKTTQQLEQLLKEPGTVGIEVEIERLLDDSVTALGSLLNETLEKVHAAYNSGKTPVVYTSRKELTFKDVQTRLLFGEDVSALLMDIVQGLPANIGFLISKGGITSNDVLSTGLALTSAWLLGQILPGCSMVRTPENHPQFPNLPVVLFPGNVGDADGLATVYRRLSQHR; this is encoded by the coding sequence ATGACAACCAAACCAAAAATTATTGTCCTCGATGATGATCCTACTGGTTCTCAGACCGTTCACGGCTGCCTGCTGCTGACGCGCTGGGATGTAAATACCTTGCGGTTAGGGTTGGCGGATGAGTCGCCGATTTTCTTTGTGCTGACGAATACGAGGGCGCTGACTCCAGAGGAAGCGGCAAAGGTTACTAGAGAAGCTTGCCGTAACTTGAAGGAAGCCATTACCCAATCAAACATTCATGATTTTCTAATTGTTAGTCGTTCTGACTCCACCCTGCGCGGACATTACCCAGTCGAAACGGATGTTATTGCAGAAGAATTGGGTTCCTTTGATGCCCATTTTCTAGTTCCTGCCTTCTTCGAGGGGGGACGAGTGACCCGCGACAGCGTACATTATTTGATAATTGACGGCGTTCCTACACCCGTTCATGAAACTGAGTTTGCCCGCGATTCAGTCTTTGGCTACCACCATAGTTATTTGCCTGATTATGTGGAAGAGAAGACAAAAGGTAGAATTCCAGCTAACAAGGTAGAACGCTTTTTACTAACAGATATTCGCGCTGGGAGTTTGGAACGACTGATGAACCTCAGTGGCAATCGGTGCGGCGTCGTAGATGGAGAAAATCAGGCAGATTTAAACCGCTTTGCAGAGGATATTCTAGCAGCAGCCAGTCAGGGAAAACGCTTCCTATTTCGCAGTGCTGCCAGTATCTTAACCGCCTTAGCTGCTTTGCCTCCACAACCCGTAGCGGCAGAAGATATGGCGCAATATGTGCGGGAAGGCAAACTGGGTGCAGTGATTGTCGGTTCTCATGTCAAAAAGACGACACAACAGCTAGAACAACTGCTAAAAGAACCGGGGACAGTTGGCATTGAAGTAGAGATTGAACGTTTACTTGATGATTCTGTTACTGCGTTAGGAAGTCTCCTCAATGAAACACTGGAAAAGGTTCATGCAGCGTACAATTCCGGGAAAACGCCTGTAGTTTACACTAGCCGCAAAGAACTTACTTTTAAGGATGTGCAAACGCGGTTACTGTTTGGGGAAGATGTTTCTGCTTTGTTGATGGATATCGTACAGGGTTTACCTGCAAATATTGGTTTTCTCATCAGCAAAGGCGGCATTACTTCTAATGATGTGCTGAGTACAGGGTTGGCGTTAACCTCAGCGTGGTTACTCGGTCAGATTTTGCCCGGATGTTCGATGGTACGGACTCCAGAGAATCATCCCCAATTTCCAAATTTGCCCGTGGTGCTGTTTCCTGGCAATGTGGGGGATGCGGATGGGTTAGCAACGGTTTATCGGCGTCTGAGTCAGCATCGTTAG
- the minC gene encoding septum site-determining protein MinC produces MTSDSSVPIAVSVVPENTGEVNCHEQVRIKSDQRWLTLILPPEAETPATASWSDLWQQLKQRLNAGERFWQPNTEVHLVAKDRLLDGRQLQAIADALAEDRLQLKRVYTSRRQTAVAAAAAGYSVEQAPPVSPLNQPPSPPTTVLAEPLYVQTTVRSGVEIRHPGTVIILGEVNPGGSIIASGDIIVWGRLRGIAHAGAEGNQECLIMALQMEPTQLRIADYLARAPENPPAQFYPEVAYVTPEGIRIARTTEFSKTQSLSMGVGR; encoded by the coding sequence ATGACTTCTGATTCGTCCGTTCCGATAGCTGTTTCAGTTGTTCCCGAAAATACAGGGGAAGTAAATTGCCACGAACAAGTTCGCATCAAAAGCGACCAAAGGTGGCTGACATTAATTTTGCCCCCAGAAGCGGAGACACCCGCCACGGCTAGCTGGTCTGACCTTTGGCAACAGCTGAAGCAGCGCCTCAATGCCGGTGAACGCTTCTGGCAGCCGAATACAGAGGTGCATTTGGTGGCAAAAGATCGCTTATTAGATGGACGCCAACTACAAGCGATCGCAGATGCCCTTGCCGAAGATCGGCTACAACTCAAGCGTGTCTACACCAGTCGCCGTCAAACCGCTGTTGCTGCGGCGGCTGCCGGTTACTCGGTGGAACAAGCACCCCCAGTTTCGCCCCTCAATCAACCGCCTTCGCCGCCAACGACTGTATTAGCTGAACCCCTCTATGTGCAAACGACCGTGCGTTCGGGGGTGGAAATTCGTCATCCCGGTACTGTCATTATCCTGGGAGAAGTAAATCCGGGCGGCAGTATCATCGCATCGGGCGACATTATAGTGTGGGGGCGTCTGCGCGGGATTGCTCATGCTGGTGCTGAGGGCAATCAAGAGTGTTTAATTATGGCGCTACAGATGGAACCCACCCAACTGCGAATCGCTGATTATCTGGCGAGGGCACCGGAAAATCCACCGGCTCAATTTTATCCGGAGGTTGCCTACGTAACGCCGGAAGGAATTCGGATCGCAAGAACAACTGAGTTTTCTAAAACTCAGTCTTTATCGATGGGGGTTGGACGTTAA